A window of the Oryza brachyantha chromosome 5, ObraRS2, whole genome shotgun sequence genome harbors these coding sequences:
- the LOC102719869 gene encoding lipoyl synthase 2, chloroplastic: MAHHCSRVYHPGSPSTMQRPLARPSTHAGSASLSFPRARPNSVPIVRCHADPPPEGGTVAGWAPPGPYTGRDPEARKPAWLRQRAAQGEKYTRLRETLGELRLNTVCVEAPCPNIGECWNGGGGGAGGERDGGIATAKIMLLGDTCTRGCRFCAVKTSSKPPPPDALEPLKTAVAVASWGVDYVVLTSVDRDDLPDGGSDHFAQAVKALKELKPGILVECLTSDFRGDLEAVSSLANSGLDVFAHNIETVRSLQRIVRDPRAAYDQSLAVLKHAKNCKDGMVTKSSIMLGLGETDEEVKKTMSDLRSIDVDILTLGQYLQPTERHLRVREYVTPEKFDFWKKYGESLGFLYVASGPLVRSSYRAGELFVQNLVRRKKIKLAPTVH; the protein is encoded by the exons ATGGCGCACCACTGCTCTAGGGTTTACCACCCCGGCTCGCCCTCCACAATGCAGAGACCGCTCGCAAGGCCATCGACTCATGCGGGATCGGCAAGTCTGAGCTTCCCACGTGCTCGGCCTAATTCGGTGCCCATCGTGCGATGCCACGCGGACCCGCCGCCGGAGGGAGGCACCGTGGCGGGATGGGCGCCTCCGGGGCCGTACACAGGGAGGGACCCGGAGGCGAGGAAGCCGGCGTGGCTGAGGCAGCGGGCGGCACAGGGGGAGAAGTACACGAGGCTGAGGGAGACGCTCGGCGAGCTCAGGCTCAACACCGTCTGTGTCGAGGCCCCATGCCCCAACATCGGCGAG TGTTggaatggcggcggcggcggcgcaggcggggAACGGGACGGCGGCATTGCGACGGCGAAGATCATGCTTCTCGGTGACACCTGTACCCGTGGTTGCCGATTCTGTGCCGTGAAAACCAGCAGCAAGCCTCCGCCGCCCGATGCCCTGGAGCCTCTGAAGACTGCAGTGGCAGTTGCAAGTTGGGG AGTAGACTATGTTGTGCTGACAAGTGTGGATAGAGATGACCTTCCTGATGGCGGAAGTGACCATTTTGCGCAAGCAGTGAAGGCTCTAAAG GAATTGAAACCTGGTATACTGGTGGAGTGTTTAACTTCAGATTTCCGAGGTGACTTGGAGGCAGTTTCATCCTTGGCAAACTCTGGTTTGGATGTGTTTGCACACAACATTGAAACTGTGAGGAGCCTGCAGAGAATAGTCAGAGATCCTCGAGCAGC ATATGATCAGAGTTTAGCTGTTCTGAAACATGCAAAAAATTGCAAAGACGGCATGGTAACAAAGTCCTCTATCATGCTTGGTCTAGGTGAGACAGATGAAGAGGTGAAGAAAACCATGTCTGACTTGAGGTCCATCGATGTTGATATTCTAACCTTGGGACAATATTTACA GCCAACAGAAAGACACTTGCGGGTCAGAGAATATGTGACCCCTGAGAAGTTCGATTTCTGGAAGAAGTATGGAGAATCtttgggttttctttatgtTGCTAGTGGACCCCTG GTTCGGTCTTCATATCGTGCGGGAGAGCTTTTTGTTCAAAATCTGGTCAGacgtaaaaaaatcaagcttGCACCTACTGTGCACTAA